The genomic DNA TTTTGAAAAAGATGAAAACATGAGAATTATTGCTTTAGAAAAAGACTATAACCTTTTTTGTGGTATTAATAACGCTGAAGAAATTACCTTAGATGAATTTAATAAAAATAAATCAAGATATAATTTACTAGATGTTAGAGAGCAAAACGAAAGAGAAGAATACCATATTGGTGGTCAACACATACCTCTAAAAGAAATACCAATTAGGTGTATGGAAATAGATACTTCACTACCTGTAATAGTATATTGCAAATCGGGTAAAAGAAGTGCAAGAGCTATTTCTATATTAAAAACAGAATTTAAAAGCGCTCATTTTTATAGTTTAAAAAACGGATTGTAAAGCATTAAAATACTGTTTAATTATTTATAATAAATTATAATTGTATTATTTTGTATATTGATTTTTAGTCACTTAAAAATAGAAAATGTATAATTATTACGCTAAAATAATAGGAGTTTACGATGGTGATACGGTTACAGCAGTTGTAGATTTAGGGTTTTTACATTCGCAAGAAATGAAACTTCGTCTTTATGGCATTGATACTCCAGAATTAAGAGGAGAAGAAAAAGAAGAAGGAAAAAAAGTTAGAGATATTTTAAGAGAAATGATTCTTGATAAAGAAGTAGAACTAATTACTTATAAAGATAAGCAAGGTAAGTATGGCAGATATTTAGCAACAATAATGATTGATGGTGTAGATGTAAACCAATGGTTAGTTGCAAACGGTCATGCTAAAGTTTATTTACCATAAAAAAAAAGCGATTCAGTAAATA from Lacinutrix sp. 5H-3-7-4 includes the following:
- a CDS encoding thermonuclease family protein, which encodes MYNYYAKIIGVYDGDTVTAVVDLGFLHSQEMKLRLYGIDTPELRGEEKEEGKKVRDILREMILDKEVELITYKDKQGKYGRYLATIMIDGVDVNQWLVANGHAKVYLP